A window of Ananas comosus cultivar F153 linkage group 11, ASM154086v1, whole genome shotgun sequence genomic DNA:
CGGCTGTGGGAGAGGAGGTGGTGGGCCCCTCTGAGGTGGTGGGCCCCTCTCTCCCTTTTCgatcgcgcgcgcgcgcgtctCTCTCTTACATGTGTGTGTATTGGaattttagctttttatttttttagatttacttTTGGATGTtagatttaattcttttaatctaaTACAATGCCGCTTAGGATTAATTATCTTATTATGTTATCatctatttagttttttttcaaattttcatatgTCTTGATGTCATCGCAataaattacttaaaattaatttatattagtttataaaatttcatagttgaaaaaaattaaattaaaaattataataaattactatTGTATTTGCTTCTCGCCGCAACGCGCGCGTTACCTTAactagtaaataaataatttgacaaCTTTTTTAGGCATACGTGgtaattttttaacttcttgaCTCCTTTCTAAGAGTGGTCCAGTAGCTTGGACTAACTccttttcaataaaattttttttatctttttaagataattttgaaaattttcaagacTGCTCTTTTCTTTCCAAGAAAAGCCTTTCAGCTggctccctctttctctctctctcctcctctcccctactctccctctctctctctctttctttccctctctatgttagcccccctctctctctctctctccttattatttattaaaaacaataaaaaagagaaaaagaaaacccaaGAGGAAAAACTCACGCGACGTACGTGGTGGCGGGCGTCTCGAACCCGGCGCGGCACGTATCGCAGAAGACACGGCCCCGGACCACGAACCCTCGCTTGAGGCCGCGCCCGCCGCGCATGTGCGAGGGAGAGCAGCAGCGCCGCCACCCCcacggcagcggcggcggcggagatcgtcGGGATCTGATGCTTCGCCATGGCCGCGCgcgcgtgcgagagagagagagagagaagaggcggTGACGGGAATCGAGTAGAAAAGTTGGAGAATAGAAGAGAGGGGCATGCATgctccctttctctttcttttttcttttttcttttgttactgTTCTCCCTCTTCTCTGGTTCCTTCTTATCTATACTCTTAttccttctattttttattttttattttttcttatttccttcttcttcttcttttttaagtgTGTTGTTGTAGGTGCAAAATTGGGAGAATTGGAATAGGTGATGAGGACGGCGATGGCCGCTTCGCTAGCAACAGCAGCAGACAGcagggcggcggaggtggcTTCGGCGGCGTCAATGCCGATCGCCTCGCCTAACCTCGATCTCGCCTCACCATTAAAGAATTTTAGCATTTGCTTAGCTTTTATTACTATGGACATCTTATATACCCAcaacagagaaaaaaataaattaaaaaaaattaaaaaaagagatgaCTTTTACAGATGGCAGTAAGATAGTTCTTTATCCagatttatacatttttttattttttttatgatgaaaatataacaaaatgaTGAACATATTATGTgtcatgttaattttttttttatattttaaaataaaaagaaatgatgagattGTGTATTGAATGTATGATCCAGCATATTGCATGGGAGAAGAGAATGCTGATGTACTGGTTGAAACATTAAAAAGATCTTATttaccctcaaaaaaaaaaaaaaaaaaaaaaaaaNATAAAGCTACAAGTAGAAAGCATTTTGACTACATAAttgaaacaaataataattaaagcTGTTGCCAAAAAAGCATTTTGAATTCAGTGGTGTATCCAcataactgtttttttttttttttttttttttccgcaacTTTTCTAGAGCATATGATTCATTTTTACTTTATGTAATCTTAATTTTTCTTCATCATAGTGTAAGAAGAAAAATACAATATCtcggtgaatttttttttgttaaatagaaATGATCACAtgctctacaattttttttgggcatatattcttttttttaaatctctttttatttattttttttaaactataaatttctttgttttatttttctacttaattgtttcattataattttacttaacTATGAATAAAATTAATCGTTAACTGCAACGAGCGCGAGTTTTAAACTAGTCTTTTAACTAAGGGAGAAATCTCGAGAAACAGGCCAGCAGGATGCGACCATAGCGAGGTCAATATcaccaaaagaaacaaaacaagAAACAGAATTTGTGGTTGttatccgagatccaagttcgaatcctaattgattcaccgatcgtttctagagcaagtggcaaaagacttagatagtgtttggttggggaacaaaGGGGGAAATAAGCTCTTATTCCcccttttgttcccaaacgcaatATTTGTTgcccgggaacagtagttccagGATTTCAAGAACAAGCAGGTATAAGGCTGAAACTGCTGTTCCATCTTTTTACTGAAACAaacttgttccttgatgagaacaagattaattaaaatctaaatttaattttaataatagtaaattattaattaatctaattaatatatttaaattattatttattactttaattaagtaattaattaatttattatttataattaattaataataattagataattattatgattaatttattattgataattaattattaattattaataattaataatatttattattatttattaataattactatccttaataattagataatcgattgtattattaatttattatttataattaattattaataattattaattagacaatcgctattattattaatttattatttataattaattaatgataattaataattattattattatttattaataattattaataattattatccttaataatttagataatcgatattattattaatttattatttataattaattattaataactagataataattatattaatttattactcctaatttattattaataaatattaataataattataataattagataatcaatgttattattaataaaaattagataatcgatattattattaatttattattaataattaattaataatattaattaataattattattttttattaataattatcaattattattataattaattaggtattcaatattattaatttattatttataattaaatattaataattaaattattatttatttttaagtaatattttgatgttaattaattacataatacaaatttaatttcaaattataactcttatttctcttgttccaatctaaccatccaaacactatttttcttattcctagaaacaacccaattttcatccaaacacaaaattggtctagttcctgcttatacttgaacttgtacctattcctgaAACTAgcaattcttacttatacccgaaccaaacgcagtcttagtggttggtatccgagacccaagttcaaatcctagttaattcacacttctagctaagtttatttctaaatgaaataaacgaagcgggtagcgtgcaacctatctctcaaaaaaaaaaagaaaaaaaaagaaaaaggttttcaACCGTATCTATTAGATTTGAAGTAGAGAACAGAATTAGTTGGGTGTAattgaaaaattttagtataaaattaaTTGGATATAGTTGAGGaatcttaaaaatttttatcttattttattttttgtacacATTGATCAAtatgagctatatatatattatacttaattataaataaataaatatatagagaaattattatttcaaaCTCTCAAATTCTTACAGTATATTtcaaaaagaatgaaaatataagctcatgtatatatattttagtaccAAATTAACCGTTTGTTTTGGTATAAGTAAGtgataaaattcaatttttattatttttgttatttattttggtgtaagttaaaaatataatataactcaagttacgttagatcTCTATTTCACctactttcgatttttttatcTAAAGTGCCGACTTTCGCCACATTCAATCtcctataaaaaatttattaaatagtaaaatctaaactctatttataataaattagaattgtctttaaataataataaaaaaattaatgatataataggttaaattttataacgaGAAATTTATCACTATATTTTAGAGGTAACGAAAttcacttacttacatcaaaacagaCAAcgaaactcaaaaaattaattttacaacaCCTAAGTTACtccaaaataaacaaaagaagtaattaaatttaactttcagatcGTACGAGTTACgttaaaacaaacaataaaagattaatcacacttcagaaaaactcaaacaccatTGTATTTGACTTATATTAGATCTACAGATTCGTCAATCTAAACACCCCGTAACCGTaaattacatataaatataaatcttatatttttcaaattctaaatttacaaaattttaagtagaattttagttaaaaaggaaaaaaaaaaaaatgaaaggtaGCATTACTCTGTGAAAAATATATCAGTAAGAATTAACGGCATGTTTTCTATCCCATTAGCCCTTGAAGGTGAGCACAAATggataatattaattttgaatgtTGCTATTGTTGTCAATTCTGCAAGCTGCTCACGGTAGAGATCTTCTCGATCCGGATATATATCATCCAATAACCAGCGGCAGTTTaaaaccaaaaatttaaaacGAAGAGAAAAAATTTGAggcttaaatttatttaattaatcaggAGATAATCTGAACAAAGAGAATTAAGCGGAAAGGGCCTGGAAACTACTGCATTGAAACGAAACTGCAACAAACATACCGTCGCCACCGGCGGCGAATAATGCGATTGGGATCACtccgccgccttccgccgcaGCCGTGCCGCCTCCAATTCCTTGATCAGCGCGGCGATGTCCTCGTACGTCGACCCGCCCTCCGCCACCGCCCTCCGCGCCTTCTCGCTGTAATCCTTCACCCGCTCCCTCGcccgctccgccgcctcccacGCCCCTCCCCCCGCCTTCCCCACTacctccgccacctccgccgccgtcaCCAGCACCCTCCCCTCGCCCTCNCCTCGcccgctccgccgcctcccacGCCCCTCCCCCTGCCTTCCCCAccacctccgccacctccgccgccgtcaCCAGCACCCtcccctcgccctcgccctcctcctcctcgctgGGCTTGATCCTCCGCACCCCCTCCGCCCACATCCGCACCCCGACCCCCATCACCTCCACCACCAGCTCCTGGTTCACGAACTGGTCCTGCCCCAGCGGCCACGTCACCATCGGCTTCCCCGCGCACACCGCCTCCTGGATCGAGTTCCAGCCGCAGTGCGTCACGAACCACCCCACCGCCGCGTGGCCCAGCACCTCCACCTGCGGGACCcaccccaccaccaccatccCCCTCCCGCCCGCGGCCCGCACTCCCCCCTCATCCCCCTCCAACGCCTCCGCCGCGGCAGCCGTCCGCCGCACCGCCCAGAGGAAGGGCCTTCCGGAAGCTTCGAGCCCCCTCGCGATCGCCCGCAGCTGCGCCGCGCCGAAGCGGCACATGCTCCCGAAGCACGCGTAGACCACCGACCCGGCGGGGTGGGAGGAGAGGAACCCTAGGATCCGCTCCCGATCGGCGGGGTTGAGGAGCGCGACGGGGCCGACGCACCAGGCGCGGCCGCGGGCCTTGAGGCGGTCCACGTACTCGGGCTCCATCTCGCGGAACGTGTTGGTCACCACGCCCAGGCTTTTAGCTCCGGCGATGCCGATGCGCTGGAGGAACGGGAAGTCCCCGAACGTCTCGGGTAGGGTCTCGCGGTAGACGCGGGTCGGGTGGGGGAGGTCCGCGACGACGACGGACTCGGGGAGGGGGAAGTAGCGGCCGAGGGAGGAGAAGACGAAGTAGGGGAACGCGCCGGCGGCGTCGAACAGGAGGCGGGGGATGCCGATCTCCGCGGCGACGTCGACGGTCCAGGGGAGGAGGCCCGGGGAGACGAGAGCGTCGGGGCGGAGCTCggcgaggagggaggagaggtcGGGGGAGAGGTGGTGGAGGGAGGTGATGACGCCGAAGAACTTGGCAGGGTGGCCGAGCGCGGCGGAGGCATCGACTGTGCGGCGGATGGAGGCGGCGTTGGCCGGGGTGGTGGCGATGGTGCAGCGCACGCCGCGGCGCGCGAGGAAGCGCGCGACGTCGACCATGGGGATCGTGTTCCCCGGGTTCATCAGGGGGAAGAAGACGACGTGGGGGGCATCGTCGTccccggcggcggaggcggcggcggagggatcCATCGACAACGCGGCGCGGTCGCGGCGAGATCGGGGGAAGGGGTTTGGTTATGAAACTAATTTGAGacccaaaaagcaaaaaaaaggggagatcTAAGACACAGGCAGTGAGAAAGAAGTGATGTTGACTTCCACATTTAATGGTAAACTCAGCAAAAAATCTAGAATGCAACtagtatattagtgacgtggcgtaacaaatcaatcaaattaattttttaaaaaatatatgtctcatcataattgtaaaaaaatatttttattatacttttgtttcaaaagaaggaatgtgattggtttgttattgatgacgtggtgttAGAATTCCTCGAACTCCAGAAACTATATAGTAACTTCACATACAGTTTCAGATgcaagtaggaaaaaaaatttgacgatTGATGAtcccaaattaaaattttagttgattcatatttataattaaatttatttttaaataaaataaataaaattttttattaacataatttaatttatgatttttttgaaaGTTGACTacttttagttaattaaataaaaaatttaactttaatgaTGGtcgatttaaatttgaatcaatgtggtgcatctttttttttcactttgccatcttttgatttaaaatattaccTCTTAAATATTCTatggtttagcttattttttattttgtaattttttggttCAAAAATTGGCATTTAACTACTatataattatcaaaaaaaaattattttgctatattttgtataataaatttttttgtgaaaataaaagtataaccacttaatagttaagtataattttttaaaccacatgataatTAAGtgaaaataactaaattttaattaaagtttactcttttaataattttagcaaataaaagtttttatatttaagaataagaattaaTAACTGatagaattataaaatttagatactTTCTGTTAAactaattcaaataatttaaatttagactaattaaaagttaagtaaGTGTCAATGATAAATCATTGATTCTATTTCAGAATAACCTACATTTTGATAGGTCTGAGTAAGTTTCAATAGatctaatctaattaaattGCGAAGCGTGCGAAACTGGAATGGTGGCGAACGCGGTGGCCCACGTGGTAAGCATCCACCGTCCAATTATTTTTCTCACTCGAATCTCCGTCGTCCGTATATGGACGGTGGGGATTACACATCGAAAAGTTGCTCGGTGGATAGCACGCGTTCGGCATGGTCTGTGTTTCGTACTTGGGAGCAGAGTTGCGTTGCTTTCATGGGCCTTCTCGCGGCCCATTAGGGTTTCGCTCAATCGCTTTAAAAGCTGCGCTAATACACAATCCAATTCCTTCGCTTTTAGCCGCCGCAACTTCGTAGGGTTTTGAtacagagagggagagatagagGGGGAGGACGAAGAGGAGGCGatctctagggttttgagatctCGGGATGGTGGCGTTTAGGGTTGGTGtttccctctcctcctctgtCTCATCCTTCAGTTCCACCATCTAAATGCTATGGATCTAACGATTTGATCTTGGTTTCATCGTTGTTTGAACAGTTTCACCAGTACCAGGTGGTGGGGAGAGCGCTCCCCTCGGAGGGCGATGAGCACCCGAAGATCTACCGGATGAAGCTGTGGGCCACCAACGAGGTCCGCGCCAAATCCAAGTTTTGGTACGCTTCGCCAATGAGATCATTTATTTGATCTTTGATCTGTTATAGATCACTCCCTTTGATGCTTCATTTGGAAAAGAAGTTTCTGATTCTGAGCTACTCTAGGTACTTTTTGAGGAAGCtcaagaa
This region includes:
- the LOC109717142 gene encoding UDP-glucose flavonoid 3-O-glucosyltransferase 7-like, whose translation is MDPSAAASAAGDDDAPHVVFFPLMNPGNTIPMVDVARFLARRGVRCTIATTPANAASIRRTVDASAALGHPAKFFGVITSLHHLSPDLSSLLAELRPDALVSPGLLPWTVDVAAEIGIPRLLFDAAGAFPYFVFSSLGRYFPLPESVVVADLPHPTRVYRETLPETFGDFPFLQRIGIAGAKSLGVVTNTFREMEPEYVDRLKARGRAWCVGPVALLNPADRERILGFLSSHPAGSVVYACFGSMCRFGAAQLRAIARGLEASGRPFLWAVRRTAAAAEALEGDEGGVRAAGGRGMVVVGWVPQVEVLGHAAVGWFVTHCGWNSIQEAVCAGKPMVTWPLGQDQFVNQELVVEVMGVGVRMWAEGVRRIKPSEEEEGEGEGRVLVTAAEVAEVVGKRVLVTAAEVAEVVGKAGGGAWEAAERARERVKDYSEKARRAVAEGGSTYEDIAALIKELEAARLRRKAAE